Proteins encoded by one window of Anticarsia gemmatalis isolate Benzon Research Colony breed Stoneville strain chromosome 15, ilAntGemm2 primary, whole genome shotgun sequence:
- the LOC142979049 gene encoding uncharacterized protein LOC142979049 — translation MEEVREPTLLQTVRGHRSEVSCVDAVGAHLVTGAGDRALRLWRWAAARGWDEAARAPDAHRYGVTAARWAPGGVLLASAGVDGAARVWCGRTLAPRRTLAAPGAAAARALCWAGRSRVLVGHDDGALHVWHAPRAVLLARLLAHEGALHAVAAPARGALLLTACTDGVLKVFDLAGERVSAIVAIRRRVAERRRRTLCVAEVCRSGADGDAAPAPLTWVDGAHDMGALCADATEDGAAAATGGHDALVRLWRVAGPGLAPAGELVGHSAAVTALRWAGDGAVLASASLDRTARLWSVAEDATCLHVLHAHTRYLTCITLSHDMRYMLTGSNDKSVRMWSLSSLSLVDELEIACAVLEHFALGDLEGIGPVEESPEEVTALADAESEAEGSGARRVWHDAHAHAGPINCIATHGDLVATASSDGWVRVYRWHEQAAALVEEHALEAHQYPAMSVDFGAGGALLLSAGLDGRACLWDVQSGVQLRVLSVWGASGAGAGGEAGGGGVRGARVSPQRPARLLLATDDGVAPLWCLDSADPRPAHVYAGHAEAVTCCAWSADGRVAATGAASGELRVLAPPPRAALLHHEARAHDLGVQSCDFAPSSSELELPEHSYMLATAGCDSFIKLWILQTTQEDGEVQDATVRLVRQVAAHGGGSASLRWSSAGCAGDAGGAGGALLASAGADRWARRAAPAPPLLAAGTLAGELSLWQLPFDELHDEDDDEAAPPCLWGPAGVARWIREYVTRVPGAQVNFEEELALIQRTHDANVTGSRLINDPIDELLEELGYGNTVAAEDDEAGAEHEERERRDAIRARLRDELTWLRRAPPPLTLERGAPHALLCPLSHRLLREPARAADGYTYERANILDWFIAAGRSHSLSLSLTRSQSLSVALRHSQTCREQDGAVSPVSRRRLHNARAPPNYALRDHLRQYLRGEQ, via the exons ATGGAAGAAGTACGCGAGCCGACGTTGCTGCAGACCGTGCGCGGTCACCGCAGCGAGGTGAGCTGCGTCGACGCGGTGGGCGCGCACCTGGTCACCGGCGCCGGCGACCGCGCGCTGCGCCTGTGGCGctgggcggcggcgcgcggctgGGACGAGGCGGCCCGCGCCCCGGACGCGCACCGCTACGGCGTGACGGCGGCGCGCTGGGCACCCGGCGGCGTGCTGCTGGCCTCGGCCGGCGTGGACGGCGCGGCGCGCGTGTGGTGCGGCCGCACATTGGCGCCGCGCCGCACGCTGGCGGCGCCGGGCGCGGCCGCTGCGCGAGCGCTGTGCTGGGCGGGGCGCTCGCGCGTGCTGGTGGGCCACGACGACGGCGCGCTGCACGTGTGGCACGCGCCGCGCGCCGTGCTGCTGGCGCGCCTGCTGGCGCACGAGGGCGCGCTGCACGCCGTGGCCGCCCCGGCGCGCGGCGCGCTGCTGCTCACGGCCTGCACCGACGGAGTGCTGAAGGTGTTCGACCTGGCAGGTGAGCGTGTCTCTGCGATCGTCGCGATCCGACGACGCGTCGCGGAAAGACGTCGACGTACGTTATGTGTCGCAGAGGTTTGCAGGAGCGGCGCGGACGGCGACGCGGCGCCGGCGCCCCTGACGTGGGTGGACGGCGCGCACGACATGGGCGCGCTGTGTGCGGACGCGACCGAGGACGGCGCCGCGGCGGCGACGGGCGGCCACGACGCGCTGGTGCGCCTGTGGCGCGTGGCGGGGCCCGGGCTGGCGCCGGCCGGGGAGCTGGTGGGCCACTCCGCGGCGGTGACGGCGCTGCGCTGGGCGGGGGACGGGGCCGTGCTCGCGTCGGCCTCGCTGGACCGCACGGCCCGCCTGTGGTCGGTCGCGGAGGACGCCACGTGTCTGCACGTTCTGCACGCGCACACGCGTTATCTCACCTGTATTACGCTGTCGCACGACATGCGCTACATGCTCACTG GCTCGAACGACAAGTCTGTAAGGATGTGGTCGCTGAGTTCTTTGTCACTGGTCGACGAGTTGGAGATTGCGTGCGCGGTGCTCGAACACTTCGCTCTGGGAGATCTCGAG GGCATCGGGCCCGTCGAGGAGTCGCCGGAGGAGGTGACGGCGCTGGCGGACGCGGAGAGCGAGGCGGAGGGCagcggcgcgcggcgcgtgTGGCAcgacgcgcacgcgcacgccgGACCCATCAACTGTATCGCGACTCACGGCGACCTCGTCGCTACCGCCTCCAG CGACGGGTGGGTGCGGGTGTACCGCTGGCACGAGCAGGCGGCCGCGCTGGTGGAGGAGCACGCGCTGGAGGCACACCAGTACCCGGCCATGTCGGTGGACTTCGGCGCGGGCGGTGCGCTGCTGCTCAGCGCCGGCCTCGACGGACGAGCCTGCCTCTGGGATGTTCAG TCTGGGGTGCAGTTGAGGGTGCTCAGTGTGTGGGGCGCGAGCGGAGCTGGTGCGGGGGGCGAGGCGGGGGGCGGCGGCGTGCGGGGGGCGCGCGTGTCCCCGCAGCGGCCCGCGCGCCTGCTGCTCGCCACCGACGACGGAGTGGCGCCGCTCTGGTGCCTCGACAGCGCCGACCCCCGCCCCGCGCA cGTGTACGCGGGGCACGCGGAGGCGGTGACGTGCTGCGCGTGGTCGGCGGACGGGCGCGTGGCGGCCACGGGCGCGGCCAGCGGCGAGCTGCGCGTGctggcgccgccgccgcgcgccgcgctgctGCACCACGAGGCACGCGCGCACGACCTCG GAGTGCAGAGCTGTGACTTCGCTCCGTCGTCCAGCGAGCTGGAGCTGCCCGAGCACTCGTACATGCTCGCCACCGCCGGCTGCGACTCCTTCATCAAGCTGTGGATCCTTCAAACCACACAA GAAGACGGCGAAGTGCAGGACGCGACAGTGCGGCTGGTGCGTCAGGTGGCGGCGCACGGCGGGGGCTCGGCCAGTCTGCGGTGGAGCAGTGCGGGGTGTGCGGGGGACGCGggcggggcgggcggcgcgtTGCTGGCGAGCGCGGGCGCGGACCGCTGGGCGCGG cgcgccgcgcccgcgcccccGCTGCTGGCGGCCGGCACGCTGGCGGGCGAGCTGTCGCTGTGGCAGCTGCCGTTCGACGAGCTGCACGACGAGGACGACGACGAGGCGGCGCCGCCGTGTCTGTGGGGGCCCGCCGGCGTCGCTCGCTGGATACGAGAATATGTCACCCGCGTGCCCG GAGCGCAAGTTAATTTCGAGGAGGAGTTAGCTTTAATACAAAGGACGCACGACGCGAACGTCACCGGCTCCAGGCTTATCAACGATCCTATCGATGAACTATTAGAAGAACTCGGATACG GCAACACGGTGGCGGCGGAGGACGACGAGGCAGGGGCGGAGCACGAGGAGCGGGAGCGGCGTGATGCGATACGCGCGCGTCTCCGCGACGAGCTCACGTGGCTGCGCCGCGCACCGCCGCCTCTCACGTTG GAGCGGGGCGCGCCGCACGCGCTGCTGTGTCCGCTGTCGCACCGGCTGCTGCGCGAGCCGGCGCGCGCCGCCGACGGCTACACGTACGAGCGCGCCAACATCCTCGACTGGTTCATCGCTGCAGGTCGCTCTCACTCGCTCTCGCTCTCTCTCACTCGCTCTCAGTCGCTCTCAGTCGCTCTCAGACACTCTCAGACTTGTCGCGAACAAG ACGGCGCGGTGTCGCCGGTGTCGCGGCGGCGGCTGCACAACGCGCGCGCGCCTCCCAACTACGCGCTGCGCGACCATCTGCGGCAGTACCTGCGCGGGGAGCAGTGA